From the genome of Malus sylvestris chromosome 13, drMalSylv7.2, whole genome shotgun sequence:
GTAGTGGCCTCCTCCTCCAGAGTTATGAGACTCAGAAGAGTAGTGGCTTCCTCCTCCGCCGCTTCCGCCGCCGCCGCTGCCGTACTTGTGAAGCATATCCTCAGCCCTTCTAACATAACTCCCAAGTCCTTCTTTCTCGTCCAGCTTCCCATAGTGCGCGGCAGCGCTTAGGATGTTACTAGCAGCCTCCGAAACCCTAGCTCTGTCGATCTTTTCCCCGCCGCCTTTGTTCATCGAAGATTTGGCTGCTTCCGCCACAATCTTGGCACTAGACATCAGCTCGCTCGTCGTCGGTGCAGCATGTCCCGGCTTCCCGTAGTGGCCCTCCGGCTTCCCGTGGTGACCCTCAGCCGCGGATTTTCTCTCGCCACCATATTGATCTTCCTGGTCTTTGTCCCCATAACCTCCGGACCGGTAGTGACCCTCAGTCGCGGATTTTCTCTCGCCACCATATTCATCATCCTGGTATTTGTCGCCGTATCCTCCGGACCGGTGGTGACCCTCGGTCGCGGATTTTCTCTCGCCACCATATTCATCGTCCTGGTATTTGTCCCCGTATCCTCCGGACCGGTGATGACCCTCGGTCGCGGATTTTCTCTCGCCACCATATTCATCCTCCTGGTATTTGTCCCCGTATCCTCCGGACCGGTGGTGACCCTCAGTCGCGGATTTTCTCTCGCCACCATATTCATCTTCCTGGTATTTGTCCCCATATCCTCCGGACCGGTGGTGACCCTCGGTCACAGATTTTCTCTCGCCGCCATACTGATCGTCCTGGTATTTCTCCCTGTAACCTCCAGACCGGTGGTGACCCTCAGTCGCGGATTTTCTCTCG
Proteins encoded in this window:
- the LOC126595018 gene encoding uncharacterized protein LOC126595018 produces the protein MDRLSSAFSSLGYGDKDDDGQYDGQRKSGTEGHHRSGGYGDKDQDDQYGGERKSATEGHHRSGGYGDKYQEDEYGGERKSATEGHHRSGGYGDKYQDDEYGGERKSATEGHHRSGGYGDKYQDDEYGGERKSATEGHYRSGGYGDKDQEDQYGGERKSAAEGHHGKPEGHYGKPGHAAPTTSELMSSAKIVAEAAKSSMNKGGGEKIDRARVSEAASNILSAAAHYGKLDEKEGLGSYVRRAEDMLHKYGSGGGGSGGGGSHYSSESHNSGGGGHYSSESHKHGVGKERRDDDENYPVSGEHETKKKHGKKDEEEEEGGSGGFGDYLKVAQGFLKK